GTCTTTCCTGGCCAAGCAGAGACAATCCACCTTGGCCCGGAGAGTGCTTTCCCTGCGGCTGCAGCCCAAGTAGGAGCCTCCATCCACAGGGGAAAATGGAGGAGTGCAACCCACACACAGGCAGGATGGAAAGCAAGAGTGTGGAAGAAAGTGTGAATTTTCTGTCTCACTGCTTGTGCTCAATTAGTTTGCTGCTATCTCCCCCTGCTGGTTAACGCTTGTACCAGAGTGGTACTCAATAAACATGATATTAGTGTTATAATAGcatttttatgtattataaCTGAATGTGCTTTTCATCAAACATATTATTTTGTCTTGTCTCTCTTATTGTACAATGTGTGGATTtattactgcagaaataaaaccaTTTTCATTAGTTACAATGAAAAaatctactttttattttatattcaatgCAAAACTAACTTGTTGTTACAttaaatttgttatttttttcatttagttttagAAACTACACAACAAACAGTATTGGACATTTATCTTTTGACAGGGGTAATTTTCAAGTCAACGAAAATAAAGGaggcaaagaaaataaaatcttgTTTAATTTTTAGCACCACATTCTTACAGACTTTGGTTATTGCTAAGGTGCCGATACAGGCAAACAGTCAATACAAGAAAGCAtacatttgtatgtgtgtatgagttAATATTAATAGTAAGCATTTAATGATTTACATATTATCATTTCAGGTTTAGCCCAGCTTAGCACAAAGTCTAAAGCAGAGAAACATCTTGCTCTTGCTCTTGCTCTTGCTCTTTCAACAACTTGCTCTGTCATTATAGTGGTTTTCTATGCTAACTTTTACAACCACACTTTGGTTTAAGGAGCAGTTATCTTATCTACTAAGAAACTAGCTTAATGATTAAGCTAGCTACCTCCTGCTTCATATCAAACTCTCAACTCTCGAAATGAAATAAATTGGACTCTTGAACACATTGTTGTGATGTTTCAGCAAGTAAAATATAAAGTGTTGAAAAAGGATCGAAGTCACTTTCCCCTTACTAAAGTAAGAAAAGCTCCCTGTGCCTCCAGTCTgtgtgctaagctaggctaaataTCAAGGAAAATCTTGACCTTCACTTAACATAAACTGTGATCTGagtatatcttttttttctcataccCTCAGTAAACACTAACCACAATATTTTTTAGAGCATCATATTCCTTTAAAGTGCCATTAAATGCATAATTCTCCCCACAGGTCAGAACAATAATACAGTTTACATTTCAATTATCATCAGTGAGGCAACAATAACAACTCATAAAAAAACCTTCCTGAATCTATGACGTATATCATGCATGAATACATGACCGAATCAAATCTGAATTAGTCAAAAGTTCACAGGGACATCCTTAAATTTTCCTCTCTGGTTATCAAAACACTGAGACTTCTTCACAGCCCTAAGACCCAGTGAGTTCTGATCCCATGCTCACGCTGCGAAACCGCTGAGGTTCCTCATATGATGGTACTGAGAGGAAGGACATTTTGCTTCCACCAAAGGGTGGTTTGGGAGTGGTGGGCACAGCCCTGCTATGGTTGATTGCAGGCTGGGAACTGCAGTGCTCCAGACTGGAGTGGACAGATGGGTGAAACAGGAAGGCAGAGGGGTGACGAGGGGTGACGGGAGAGACCGGTCTAATTGACTTGTCTCTGAAGGactggggaggaggaggaagtggtgACACAGGTTGGATACCCTCCTCTGCTTTTTCACTTTCCTCCTCTAACTCCCACTCCTCTTCCATCCTTTCTTCCAAATCACTCACTTCATTCTTCTCAATGGTGGCAGGGAACCCCCCTTGCCTCTCTTGCTCCCACCCAAACTGAATCTCCAGCAGAGGCATTTTGGCGTTCTTATCCTCCCTGAAACTGCAAATGGTGCTCTGAGTGTCTTGCCCCAGCCCTGAGGGCAGAGACCCACCTTTTCCTATTTTAACGCTTTCATTGTCGTCATCATCATCGCTGGTGCATTGGTCAATGCTTGGGGAATGGCGTAGCCTCTGGAGCTGTGCTGAGGTGCGCCGAAGAGCCCCTCCCATGAAGCCAGTAGGGGAGGGGGCGGCATTGAGTAAACGGTTGAAAAGGGCCAGGTTTGGGTGACGAATGCCGGACTCCTCCAGGTTCTCAGCAATATCCTCCAGAGGCTGGAAGTGCATCTCCTCTTTTGGGATCCTGTGAGGAGTTATAAGgcattatttcctttttttttttttttggtaccaACCTTACATTCTATCACAGCCACAATTTTGTCACAACACTTACTGTATGGAGTCAACATAATTTAACTTTCATCATCCACACTGAAAATATCACAGTCACAAGACTAGGACACAGAATAAGAGGGACTCACGCCATGTCAAAAGTGGACCCCTGGAATGAGGGTTTGCGGAGGACAAAGAGAGTGGCAGCAGTGTAGGGTGGTCTTGGGTTGGAGTCATTCCAGTAGCGATCTCTTTCCATCATGGGAAGATCTCCATACATCTCGTCCACTGCCATCATGGACACCTACAAAGATAAAagtattaacatttaaaaacaaagaacaagtcCTGTAACAAGAAAAAAGTTACTTTGCTATGGTTTAAGTTTAAATCAAGGAAGCAACTAACAACAATAATATGAAGAGGGTTTGTTATTACAACTTTAAGGCTTAAGGTCTAAGTTAAAGTTTAAAGTATTAAAGACTAAAAACCTGGAAATTCCTGTCAATCAGCCAGTTGGTCTCAAAATCATCGTCATCTTCTCCAAAAGGGTTGATCAACTGCTCTGCAACCTTTATGAAACAACAGAAAGTAAAAGCTGAGTTACAAAATCCCTGATGTGTTTTCATCTTTACGCTGTGCTCCAAgatcaaaacatcaaacatttgaCCCTCCTTCTGACCTTTAGCCACCCGGCGTAAAAGAAGAACTGTAGCAGTGTGAAGATGGGAATGTACAAGTCCAGGTCATGGCCTTGGTAGCCTTGAGTGGGGTCCAGGAACTGCCGACCAATTAGGCACACCAGGAAAAAACTGTAGACTGCCAAAGTGACCACCTGTGAGGGAGAACAAGTTAGTTGGTTAGCCAGGATCCTGGAAATGTGTCTACCTGCAAATTCCATTGTTCCataaggataatgtatagttaggTGGTGGTTATGCCAATTATAATCTCGACAGGGTGCGACCAGACCCCAATGCAAAGCGAAGGGGTCTTACTGCTATTGCTACTTTAATTATTATATAACCGTAAGGCACTTACCTGAGTGTAAACTAGGGGAACACTGATCATGTCGTAATGAAACAGCATACTGCACTTCCCTCTAAATGAGTTCAGCTCCTGTTGATGCACAAAAAAGTTAGACTAGGAAAGACTAGACTTCAAAAAACTGTACAAgttaagtttgtgtgtgtgtgtgtgtgtgtgtgtgtgtgtgtgtgtgtgtgtgtgtgtgtgtgtgtgtgtgtgtgtgtgtgtgtgtgtgtgtgtgtgtgtgtgtgtgcatgcaattGTGCACCTCCAGCAGTAGTTTGAGCGTGTGGTCATCTTTAATCCTGCCCTCACTGCGCGCCACAGCTGCCAGGTTGGTGAACCAAACACAGGGGATCCAGTATTTGTTGTAAGGAGAGTGGAGCCCCTCaaacttcttcctttcctctcttgACATGAATCCTTCACAAACAACAGATTCATATTTcagattgatttatttcaaTGCTAACTGTTGCTCTAATGAAGGAACTTTGTGTCAAAAAGTTTACTGcttaaaaagatgttatcaggTTAGTCAAAATGTAATGCCACCAGCTCATTCAGAAAACAGTGAAGAGAGGATTCTGACATCAGCGTCTCATAATCTTTGAACAGTGTTAtgataagctttttttttatctcctttGAATTTCAGGATGTGCCTGTCCTTGTGATCTCTCCGTCTGTCACTGGTGTAGAGAACATGCAGGAGAGGAAACAACACATACTAATGACGTGCATGTTTGACTGATC
The Notolabrus celidotus isolate fNotCel1 chromosome 7, fNotCel1.pri, whole genome shotgun sequence DNA segment above includes these coding regions:
- the best2 gene encoding bestrophin-2, yielding MTVTYTARVANARFCGFSKLLLAWKGSIYKVLYKEFLAFFAMYTAISITYRCFLYEDQKRYFEKLAIYCNHYASLIPMSFVLGFYVTLVVNRWWSQYTSIPLPDMLMCVLSGGLQGSDERGRLLRRTMMRYASLSALLILRSVSTAVFKRFPTMDHVVEAGFMSREERKKFEGLHSPYNKYWIPCVWFTNLAAVARSEGRIKDDHTLKLLLEELNSFRGKCSMLFHYDMISVPLVYTQVVTLAVYSFFLVCLIGRQFLDPTQGYQGHDLDLYIPIFTLLQFFFYAGWLKVAEQLINPFGEDDDDFETNWLIDRNFQVSMMAVDEMYGDLPMMERDRYWNDSNPRPPYTAATLFVLRKPSFQGSTFDMAIPKEEMHFQPLEDIAENLEESGIRHPNLALFNRLLNAAPSPTGFMGGALRRTSAQLQRLRHSPSIDQCTSDDDDDNESVKIGKGGSLPSGLGQDTQSTICSFREDKNAKMPLLEIQFGWEQERQGGFPATIEKNEVSDLEERMEEEWELEEESEKAEEGIQPVSPLPPPPQSFRDKSIRPVSPVTPRHPSAFLFHPSVHSSLEHCSSQPAINHSRAVPTTPKPPFGGSKMSFLSVPSYEEPQRFRSVSMGSELTGS